In Zerene cesonia ecotype Mississippi chromosome 17, Zerene_cesonia_1.1, whole genome shotgun sequence, a single genomic region encodes these proteins:
- the LOC119833620 gene encoding cytochrome b561 domain-containing protein 2-like: MPSTDGTTETSQLVPPSGNAKPSYMNLTNNVCALLFNGIIIYCCFRDGVYLFSFHPIFMSIGWLIFMCTAVNAVTPGDFATEWMPIRLRSARHWVLQLMAVTFILTGFIIILTNKIINDKPHFVSLHAKFGLAAIIFAFFTSIGGLGALYSLKLKDFLAPIYTKILHASVGLITLCLGVITIILGNFSKWWTFGELLRYTCLVLVLLVMILTILRPTLKVYFRLKERLGYAN; encoded by the exons atgCCATCTACGGACGGCACTACAGAAACATCGCAACTTGTACCTCCGAGCGGCAACGCAAAACCAAGCTATATGAATTTAACTAATAATGTATgcgcattattatttaatggcattattatttattgttgttttagaGATGGAGTATATTTATTCTCCTTTCACCCGATATTCATGTCCATAGGG TGgctaatatttatgtgtactGCTGTGAATGCAGTGACACCTGGTGACTTTGCTACCGAGTGGATGCCCATCCGTTTACGCAGTGCCAGACATTGGGTATTGCAATTGATGGCTGTAACATTTATTCTAAcaggttttattataattctaacaaataaaattattaatgataaacCTCATTTTGTATCTTTACATGCTAAATTTGGGCTTGCTGctataatatttgcattttttacgAGCATTGGTGGTCTTGGCGCTCTGTATAGTCTTAAATTGAAAGATTTTCTGGCTCccatatatactaaaatattgcaTGCATCTGTAGGCCTCATAACATTATGTTTAGGtgtaataactataattttaggcaacttttcaaAATGGTGGACATTTGGAGAATTATTGAGATATACATGTTTAGTATTGGTCTTGTTAGTGATGATTCTGACAATTTTGCGACCAACtcttaaagtatattttcgtCTTAAAGAAAGGCTTGGTTATGCTAATTAA
- the LOC119833463 gene encoding S-phase kinase-associated protein 1, producing the protein MPNIKLQSSDNEIFDVDVEIAKCSVTIKTMLEDLGMDDDEEEVVPLPNVNSAILKKVIQWATYHKDDPPLPEDDENKEKRTDDISSWDADFLKVDQGTLFELILAANYLDIKGLLDVTCKTVANMIKGKTPEEIRKTFNIKNDFTAAEEEQVRKENEWCEEK; encoded by the coding sequence ATGccaaacataaaattacagtCTTCAGATAATGAGATATTTGATGTTGATGTCGAAATTGCAAAATGCTCGGTCACAATAAAGACCATGTTGGAAGATTTGGGTATGGACGATGACGAAGAAGAAGTGGTTCCTTTGCCGAATGTTAATTCTGCTATTCTGAAGAAAGTTATTCAATGGGCAACATACCATAAGGATGATCCACCTCTACCTGAAGACGacgaaaataaagaaaaacgtaCTGATGATATTTCTTCGTGGGATGCGGATTTCTTGAAAGTTGATCAAGGCACATTGTTTGAGTTAATTTTAGCAGCTAATTATTTGGATATAAAGGGATTGTTGGACGTGACATGCAAAACTGTAGCTAATATGATCAAAGGCAAAACACCAGAGGAAATTCGGAAGACTTTTAACATTAAGAATGACTTCACTGCTGCTGAAGAGGAACAAGTGCGCAAAGAAAATGAGTGGTGTGaggaaaagtaa